The following are encoded together in the Oncorhynchus kisutch isolate 150728-3 linkage group LG8, Okis_V2, whole genome shotgun sequence genome:
- the LOC109895632 gene encoding transmembrane protein 161B isoform X2 yields MGVIGVQLVVTMVMASVIQKIIPHYSFARWLLCSGSLRWYQHPTEDELRSLAGKQQKTKSKKDRRNNGHIENKPLTIPKDIDLQLETKCITEVDTLALHYFPEFQWLVDFTVAATVVYLITELYYTVAQPSGEMNISVVWCLLVLAFVMHPSLEEGGERSLCITFAFFFFVKAMAILIVTENYLEFGLETGFANFSESATQFLENQGLESQGPISKLTFKLILALLCSLIGAFLTFPGLRLAQMHLDALNLTTAKVTQTLLHINFLSPLIMVLLWVKPITKDYLLNPALGKESMPLMTEETYDTLRLWAILLLCVLRLAMMRHHLQAYLNLAQKGVEQMKKEAGRISTIDLQKMVARVFYYLCVIALQYVAPLVMLLHTTFLLKTLGGHSWGVYSEEDLPCPMEINSAPAVVAVATAAPGLAVVAQASVVQLSVALGGLRTVFTPLLFRGLLSFLTWWIAACLFSTSIFGLFYHQYLMAA; encoded by the exons GGGGTGATCGGTGTGCAGCTGGTGGTTACTATGGTAATGGCCAGTGTAATTCAGAAGATCATTCCTCATTATTCCTTTGCAAGATGGCTACTCTGCAGTGGCAG TCTGCGGTGGTACCAGCACCCTACGGAAGATGAGTTGAGGAGCCTTGCTGGAAAGCAACAAAAAACTAAGAGCAAGAAAGAccg GAGGAACAATGGCCACATAGAGAACAAGCCTCTGACCATTCCCAAGGACATAGACCTGCAGCTGGAGACCAAGTGCATCACAGAAGTGGACACGTTAG CGTTGCACTACTTCCCAGAGTTCCAGTGGTTGGTGGACTTCACGGTGGCTGCCACAGTGGTGTATCTGATCACAGAGCTGTACTACACAGTGGCCCAGCCCTCTGGGGAGATGAACATCAGCGTGGTGTGGTGCCTGCTCGTCCTCGCCTTCGTCATGCATCCTTCA CTGGAGGAAGGTGGCGAGCGCTCGCTCTGCATCACCTTCGCTTTCTTCTTTTTTGTCAAAGCCATGGCCATCCTCATCGTCACTGAGAACTACCTGGAGTTTGGCCTGGAGACAG GTTTTGCAAATTTCTCTGAAAGTGCCACACAGTTTTTGGAAAACCAGGGGTTAGAGTCCCA GGGTCCCATATCTAAACTCACCTTTAAGCTGATCCTGGCCTTGCTCTGCTCTCTGATTGGTGCATTCCTCACCTTTCCCGGCCTacgattggctcaaatgcaccTGGACGCCCTCAACCTGACCACAGCCAAAGTCACACA GACTTTGCTTCATATCAACTTCCTTTCCCCTCTTATTATGGTACTGCTGTGGGTGAAGCCTATAACCAAGGACTACCTCCTGAATCCTGCCCTGGGGAAGGAGAGTATGCCTTT GATGACTGAGGAGACCTATGACACGTTGCGGTTGTGGGCCATCCTGCTGCTGTGTGTGCTGCGCCTGGCCATGATGAGGCACCACCTCCAGGCCTACCTCAACCTGGCCCAGAAGGGCGTGGAGCAGATGAAGAAGGAGGCGGGACGCATCAGCACCATTGACCTGCAGAAGATG GTGGCCCGTGTTTTCTACTACCTATGTGTAATCGCACTGCAGTATGTGGCACCCTTGGTGATGTTGCTGCATACAACCTTCCTGCTAAAAACCTTAG GTGGACACTCCTGGGGGGTGTACTCTGAGGAAGACCTCCCCTGCCCAATGGAGATTAACTCTGCCCCTGCTGTGGTTGCAGTAGCAACTGCAGCTCCAGGGCTGGCTGTGGTGGCCCAGGCATCGGTGGTCCAGCTGTCGGTGGCCCTCGGGGGCCTGCGAACAGTGTTCACCCCTCTGCTTTTCCgtggcctcctctccttcctcacctGGTGGATCGCTGCCTGCCTCTTTTCCACCTCCATCTTCGGCCTCTTCTACCACCAGTATCTCATGGCGGCATAG
- the LOC109895632 gene encoding transmembrane protein 161B isoform X1, producing the protein MGVIGVQLVVTMVMASVIQKIIPHYSFARWLLCSGSLRWYQHPTEDELRSLAGKQQKTKSKKDRRNNGHIENKPLTIPKDIDLQLETKCITEVDTLALHYFPEFQWLVDFTVAATVVYLITELYYTVAQPSGEMNISVVWCLLVLAFVIKTLFSLTAFYFKLEEGGERSLCITFAFFFFVKAMAILIVTENYLEFGLETGFANFSESATQFLENQGLESQGPISKLTFKLILALLCSLIGAFLTFPGLRLAQMHLDALNLTTAKVTQTLLHINFLSPLIMVLLWVKPITKDYLLNPALGKESMPLMTEETYDTLRLWAILLLCVLRLAMMRHHLQAYLNLAQKGVEQMKKEAGRISTIDLQKMVARVFYYLCVIALQYVAPLVMLLHTTFLLKTLGGHSWGVYSEEDLPCPMEINSAPAVVAVATAAPGLAVVAQASVVQLSVALGGLRTVFTPLLFRGLLSFLTWWIAACLFSTSIFGLFYHQYLMAA; encoded by the exons GGGGTGATCGGTGTGCAGCTGGTGGTTACTATGGTAATGGCCAGTGTAATTCAGAAGATCATTCCTCATTATTCCTTTGCAAGATGGCTACTCTGCAGTGGCAG TCTGCGGTGGTACCAGCACCCTACGGAAGATGAGTTGAGGAGCCTTGCTGGAAAGCAACAAAAAACTAAGAGCAAGAAAGAccg GAGGAACAATGGCCACATAGAGAACAAGCCTCTGACCATTCCCAAGGACATAGACCTGCAGCTGGAGACCAAGTGCATCACAGAAGTGGACACGTTAG CGTTGCACTACTTCCCAGAGTTCCAGTGGTTGGTGGACTTCACGGTGGCTGCCACAGTGGTGTATCTGATCACAGAGCTGTACTACACAGTGGCCCAGCCCTCTGGGGAGATGAACATCAGCGTGGTGTGGTGCCTGCTCGTCCTCGCCTTCGTCAT TAAGACTCTGTTCTCCCTGACGGCCTTCTACTTCAAGCTGGAGGAAGGTGGCGAGCGCTCGCTCTGCATCACCTTCGCTTTCTTCTTTTTTGTCAAAGCCATGGCCATCCTCATCGTCACTGAGAACTACCTGGAGTTTGGCCTGGAGACAG GTTTTGCAAATTTCTCTGAAAGTGCCACACAGTTTTTGGAAAACCAGGGGTTAGAGTCCCA GGGTCCCATATCTAAACTCACCTTTAAGCTGATCCTGGCCTTGCTCTGCTCTCTGATTGGTGCATTCCTCACCTTTCCCGGCCTacgattggctcaaatgcaccTGGACGCCCTCAACCTGACCACAGCCAAAGTCACACA GACTTTGCTTCATATCAACTTCCTTTCCCCTCTTATTATGGTACTGCTGTGGGTGAAGCCTATAACCAAGGACTACCTCCTGAATCCTGCCCTGGGGAAGGAGAGTATGCCTTT GATGACTGAGGAGACCTATGACACGTTGCGGTTGTGGGCCATCCTGCTGCTGTGTGTGCTGCGCCTGGCCATGATGAGGCACCACCTCCAGGCCTACCTCAACCTGGCCCAGAAGGGCGTGGAGCAGATGAAGAAGGAGGCGGGACGCATCAGCACCATTGACCTGCAGAAGATG GTGGCCCGTGTTTTCTACTACCTATGTGTAATCGCACTGCAGTATGTGGCACCCTTGGTGATGTTGCTGCATACAACCTTCCTGCTAAAAACCTTAG GTGGACACTCCTGGGGGGTGTACTCTGAGGAAGACCTCCCCTGCCCAATGGAGATTAACTCTGCCCCTGCTGTGGTTGCAGTAGCAACTGCAGCTCCAGGGCTGGCTGTGGTGGCCCAGGCATCGGTGGTCCAGCTGTCGGTGGCCCTCGGGGGCCTGCGAACAGTGTTCACCCCTCTGCTTTTCCgtggcctcctctccttcctcacctGGTGGATCGCTGCCTGCCTCTTTTCCACCTCCATCTTCGGCCTCTTCTACCACCAGTATCTCATGGCGGCATAG